CCGGTATGACTTTATATGTTCTACTTATAATAATAGATCCCTCTTTTACCAATTCAACTACTCCTATAGTGGATGCTAAACTTGAATCTTTTATTAATGTAATAAATTCGTTTCCGAGAGCAGGAATAATTACTCTGATGGCTTGGGGTAAAATAATGAATTGCAGTGTTTGTATTTTATTAAATCCAAGAACTTGAGCTGCTTCCCATTGACCTATTCCAATTGAAGAAATACCTGATTTAATTGTTTGGCTTAGATATGCGGCGCTATTTAATCCAATTGCCAGTGCTGCTGACCAAAAAGCTGAAATATCTATTCCCAATTGAGGGAAAATATAA
This genomic stretch from Candidatus Dependentiae bacterium harbors:
- a CDS encoding amino acid ABC transporter permease, producing YIFPQLGIDISAFWSAALAIGLNSAAYLSQTIKSGISSIGIGQWEAAQVLGFNKIQTLQFIILPQAIRVIIPALGNEFITLIKDSSLASTIGVVELVKEGSIIISRTYKVIPVYYMITGIYLIITTILSLCLSRIERRMNKNA